A genomic stretch from Betaproteobacteria bacterium includes:
- a CDS encoding ATP-binding cassette domain-containing protein encodes MSTAASAPVATDHIVVNEVTVGYGERVIQSNLDFTIRRGDIFIIMGGSGCGKSTVMRSLIGLVPPKKGKVIVDSESLWDLDESTRQDFIRRFGALYQSGALWSSMTLAENVSLALEQFTRLSAAEIRELVELKLALVGLAGFADFYPSEISGGMRKRAGLARAMALDPEALFFDEPSAGLDPISSRLLDDLILELRDSLGATVVMVTHELPSIFAIGTNSVFLDAETKTMIATGDPKVLLAECEDPRVRRFLTRGEDSGKPTATTRPSMAQS; translated from the coding sequence ATGTCGACTGCCGCGTCCGCGCCGGTTGCGACTGACCACATCGTCGTGAACGAAGTCACGGTCGGTTACGGCGAGCGCGTGATCCAGAGCAATCTCGATTTCACCATCCGCCGCGGTGACATCTTCATCATCATGGGCGGCAGCGGGTGCGGCAAGAGCACGGTGATGCGCTCCCTCATCGGGCTCGTCCCACCCAAGAAGGGAAAGGTGATCGTCGATAGCGAAAGTCTGTGGGATCTCGACGAGAGCACCCGCCAGGATTTCATCCGCCGCTTCGGCGCGCTCTATCAGAGCGGCGCGCTGTGGAGCTCGATGACACTGGCGGAGAACGTCTCGCTCGCGCTCGAACAGTTCACGCGGCTGTCGGCCGCGGAAATCCGCGAGCTTGTAGAGCTCAAGCTCGCACTGGTCGGGCTTGCCGGCTTCGCAGACTTCTATCCTTCGGAGATCAGCGGCGGCATGCGCAAGCGCGCAGGCCTGGCACGTGCGATGGCGCTCGACCCCGAGGCGCTCTTCTTCGACGAACCATCCGCGGGGCTCGACCCGATCAGCTCACGACTGCTCGACGATCTCATCCTCGAACTGCGCGACAGTCTCGGCGCCACGGTCGTGATGGTCACGCACGAACTGCCGAGCATCTTCGCGATCGGCACCAATTCCGTGTTTCTCGATGCCGAGACGAAGACCATGATCGCGACCGGTGACCCGAAGGTCTTGCTCGCCGAGTGCGAGGATCCACGCGTTCGCCGTTTTCTCACGCGCGGTGAAGACAGCGGCAAGCCGACTGCGACGACGCGCCCGTCCATGGCACAATCGTAA